From the genome of Eucalyptus grandis isolate ANBG69807.140 chromosome 2, ASM1654582v1, whole genome shotgun sequence, one region includes:
- the LOC104432841 gene encoding phosphatidylinositol transfer protein 1 — protein sequence MVQLKEFRIVMPMSLEEYQVAQMYSVTKMQHQSRTDTEGVDILESRPFDDEFGKGHYTSKVYRLQSKVPTWLTAFAPADALILQEEAWNAYPRCKTVLKCPYFTKFSLTIETIHEADNGQSENVHGLSEEQLAIRQVETIDIASATTDYWSYAIGSSDVDLSKFKSVRTGRGPLLEGWQSKCNPVMTAYKLLTVDAPYWGFGYRLEQAMLSGERALFIASHRYCFSWIDDWFGMTVPQVREIERRLLQERKEMPSQIH from the exons ATGGTTCAGCTCAAGGAATT CCGAATTGTCATGCCAATGTCACTGGAAGAA TATCAGGTAGCTCAGATGTACTCGGTCACGAAGATGCAACATCAAAGCAGAACCGATACCGAGGGGGTGGATATTTTGGAAAGCAGACCCTTTGACGATGAATTCGGAAAGGGTCATTACACTTCTAAAGTCTATCGCTTGCAGAG CAAAGTTCCTACTTGGTTGACTGCTTTTGCACCAGCAGATGCTCTAATCCTCCAGGAGGAAGCTTGGAATGCTTACCCAAGATGTAAAACAG TACTCAAG TGTCCATACTTTACAAAGTTCAGTCTAACCATTGAAACCATCCACGAGGCTGACAATGGGCAATCAGAAAAT GTTCATGGCCTAAGTGAAGAACAACTAGCAATCCGGCAGGTGGAAACCATTGATATAGCTTCAGCTACGACAGATTATTGGAGTTATGCAATTGGAAGCAGTGATGTGGACTTATCGAAATTCAAGTCAGTCAGAACTGGACGTGGTCCTCTTTTAGAAGGTTGGCAG AGTAAGTGCAACCCAGTTATGACAGCATATAAGTTGCTTACTGTAGATGCACCGTACTGGGGTTTTGGTTACCGACTTGAACAAGCTATGCTCTCG GGTGAAAGAGCACTTTTTATCGCAAGTCATCGTTACTGTTTTAGCTGGATTGACGATTGGTTCGGAATGACTGTTCCGCAAGTACGTGAAATTGAACGCCGTTTGCTACAGGAG agaaaagaaatgcCGAGCCAAATACATTGA
- the LOC104432844 gene encoding LOB domain-containing protein 1, producing MAVQDMEVSDASVTSGNAHTSSTTTSSPQSVSPTSSSSPPPPLPPPTPVIISPCAACKILRRRCAVEKCVLAPYFPPTEPAKFTIAHRVFGASNIIKLLQDLPESQRADAVSSMVYEAGARIRDPVYGCAGAICQLQKQVSELQAQLAKAQAEILTMQHQQTNLVALLCMEMAQSASQPPAQQFVDNLIDTSPTIYQNNSNNNISPFLDETNVMGSMWEPLWT from the exons ATGGCTGTGCAAGATATGGAGGTTTCGGACGCGAGTGTCACGAGCGGAAACGCCCACACGAGCTCCACAACCACCTCTTCTCCGCAGTCTGTCTCGCCTACTTCGTcgtcttctcctcctccccctcttcCTCCGCCGACGCCGGTCATCATAAGCCCTTGCGCGGCCTGCAAGATTCTGAGGCGAAGGTGTGCCGTCGAGAAGTGCGTGCTGGCGCCCTATTTTCCTCCCACCGAGCCCGCCAAGTTCACTATTGCCCATCGCGTCTTCGGCGCAAGCAACATCATCAAGCTCTTGCAG GACCTTCCAGAATCACAGCGAGCCGATGCGGTGAGTAGCATGGTGTATGAGGCTGGGGCGAGGATCAGGGACCCTGTCTATGGCTGCGCAGGCGCGATCTGCCAACTCCAGAAGCAAGTGAGCGAGCTCCAGGCTCAGCTGGCCAAGGCCCAAGCCGAGATCCTCACCATGCAACACCAGCAAACCAACCTGGTGGCCTTGCTGTGCATGGAAATGGCTCAGTCGGCTTCTCAGCCGCCAGCGCAACAATTCGTCGACAATCTAATCGACACCAGTCCAACCATCTACCAGAACAACAGTAACAACAACATAAGCCCGTTCCTGGACGAGACCAACGTCATGGGGTCCATGTGGGAGCCGCTTTGGACATGA
- the LOC120290718 gene encoding uncharacterized PE-PGRS family protein PE_PGRS54-like: MDNSVGSSQGWLTGGPARHRERHVGGEGLAGHARQGGGVGLWWCSSRDGADVAGAWRGNQRRRADRHGLRWSWGARVAEVAGVAVARLRLGCVGLRRAATVLAPATSGNGSGVAGVGWAVLSADRGLQRRGSVGLRADARAGRRLASGGAATASGGGAAMLRGSGETGGRASVTVLGCWSRWASAPSVVGARSGAAGFVGAPASDLRELQRAGEEWIWGR; encoded by the coding sequence CCGTGGGGTCCAGCCAAGGATGGCTGACCGGAGGTCCGGCGAGGCACCGGGAGCGGCACGTCGGCGGCGAGGGGCTTGCGGGTCACGCGAGGCAAGGCGGAGGCGTCGGGCTCTGGTGGTGCAGCAGCAGGGATGGTGCCGACGTTGCAGGTGCTTGGCGCGGCAACCAGCGGCGTCGAGCGGATCGGCACGGGCTGAGGTGGAGTTGGGGCGCTCGGGTCGCGGAGGTGGCTGGTGTCGCGGTGGCGCGGCTCCGGCTGGGGTGCGTTGGGCTGAGGCGAGCAGCGACGGTGCTGGCTCCGGCGACGTCGGGCAACGGATCCGGAGTTGCAGGCGTTGGCTGGGCCGTGCTCAGCGCTGATCGCGGGTTGCAGAGACGCGGAAGCGTCGGGCTCCGAGCAGATGCGCGGGCTGGGCGACGCTTGGCGTCAGGCGGGGCAGCGACGGCGTCTGGCGGAGGCGCGGCGATGCTCAGGGGGAGCGGCGAGACCGGTGGCAGGGCGTCGGTGACAGTGCTGGGCTGTTGGTCGCGGTGGGCTTCAGCCCCAAGCGTCGTCGGGGCGAGGTCaggagcggcgggcttcgtcggagctccggcgtcggatCTCCGCGAGTTGCAGCGCGCGGGTGAGGAGtggatttggggaagatga